The DNA segment CCCTGTTCCGGGGCCGGGGCTTCGCGCCGTCGGTCGTCCTGAACCTCGTCTGCATGTTCGGGGTGATGGGCTCGGCCTACTTCACCACGCAGTACCTGCAGTCGGTGCTCGGCAAGGGCGCGCTGGAGGCGGCCCTGTGGGCGCTGCTGCCGTCAGTGCCGATCGGGGCGGCGGGGCCGATCGCGACCCATCTGGTGCAGCGGGGCGTCAACCGTGCCTACGTCGTCACGGCGGGCTTCGCCATCTCCGCGGCCGGATTCGCGCTGCTCGCCCTCGCCGGCACGGACTCCCTGTGGCTGGTGCTGACGTCGTGCGCGGTCATCGCCGTCGGGGGCGTCGTCGTGATGTCCCAGATCATGGACCTCGCGCTGGGCACCGCCCCGGTGGAGCGGATGGGCTCGGCATCGTCCCTGATGGAGACCGCCGGCGAGTTCGGCGGCGCCATGGGCATGGCGGTGCTCGGCTCGATCGGTACGGCCATCTACCGCCATGAGATCCCCTCCTCCGCACCGGACGTGGCGCACGAGACGCTGGGCGGAGCGCTGGCGGTCGCCGACCGGGTGCCGGGTCTGGCCACGCTCGCGCGAGAGGCGTTCACCAGCGGGATGCAGGGGGCGGCGATCGCGGGCGCGTTGCTGCTGGTGGGGGCGGCGGTGCTGGCGGCGGTCACGCTGCGCCGGGTCGAGCTCCGGGAGCCGGCATGCGAAACGCCGGACGAGCCGAGCAAGCTCAGCGCGTCCGGCGTTCGATAGGGCTCGGCGTGCGACGGGCCTCAGGCCAGGTTCACCGCACGGGCCGACGTCGCCCCGATCTCCTCGGCGACCTCGGTCAGCACCCCGGCGGGCACCGTGTCGTCGACGGTCAGGACGGCCAGCGCCTCGCCACCGGCGACGGCACGCGAGACCTGCATGCCGGCGATGTTGATGCCCGCCTCGCCGAAGACACGGCCGACCGTGCCGACGACGCCCGGACGGTCCTCGTACCTCAGGACGACCATGTGGTCGGCGAGCGCGAGGTCCACGTCGTACTCGCCGACCGCGACGATCTTCTGCAGGTGCTTGGGGCCGGCCAGCGTGCCGGACACCGACACCTCCTCGCCGCCCGCGAGCGTGCCGCGCACGGTGACGACGTTGCGGTGGTCGGTGGCCTCCGAGCTGGTCGTCAGCCGGACCTCGACGCCGCGCTCCTGGGCGAAGAGCGGGGCGTTGACGTACGACACCGTCTCGTCCACGACGTCCTCGAAGACACCCTTGAGGGCGCTGAGCTCCAGCACCTTCACATCGTGCTGGGTGATCTCGCCGTACACCTCGACGTCGAGGCGGACCGCGACCTCACCGGCGAGCGCCGTGAAGATACGGCCCAGGCGCTCGGCGAGCGGCAGACCCGGCTTGACGTCCTCGGCGATGACGCCGCCCTGGACGTTCACCGCGTCGGGCACGAGCTCACCGGCGAGGGCGAGGCGCACCGAGCGGGCCACGGCGATACCGGCCTTCTCCTGCGCCTCGTCGGTGGAGGCGCCGAGGTGCGGGGTGCTGACGACCTGGTCGAACTCGAAGAGCGGGGAGTCCGTGCAGGGCTCCTTCGCGTACACGTCGAGACCGGCGCCGGCGACCCGGCCCTCCTTGAGGGCGGAGTACAGCGCCTCCTCGTCGACGATCCCGCCGCGCGCGGCGTTGACGATGCGCACGCTGGGCTTGACCTTGCGCAGCGCCTCGTCGCCGATCAGGCCGAGGG comes from the Streptomyces sp. NBC_00443 genome and includes:
- the serA gene encoding phosphoglycerate dehydrogenase; amino-acid sequence: MSSKPVVLIAEELSPATVDALGPDFEIRQCNGADRAELLPAIADVDAILIRSATKVDAEAVAAARKLKVVARAGVGLDNVDVAAATKAGVMVVNAPTSNIVTAAELACGLLLATARNIPQANAALKNGEWKRSKYTGVELAEKTLGVVGLGRIGALVAQRMSAFGMKVVAYDPYVQPARAAQMGVKVLSLDELLEVSDFITVHLPKTPETLGLIGDEALRKVKPSVRIVNAARGGIVDEEALYSALKEGRVAGAGLDVYAKEPCTDSPLFEFDQVVSTPHLGASTDEAQEKAGIAVARSVRLALAGELVPDAVNVQGGVIAEDVKPGLPLAERLGRIFTALAGEVAVRLDVEVYGEITQHDVKVLELSALKGVFEDVVDETVSYVNAPLFAQERGVEVRLTTSSEATDHRNVVTVRGTLAGGEEVSVSGTLAGPKHLQKIVAVGEYDVDLALADHMVVLRYEDRPGVVGTVGRVFGEAGINIAGMQVSRAVAGGEALAVLTVDDTVPAGVLTEVAEEIGATSARAVNLA